The Streptomyces kanamyceticus genome window below encodes:
- a CDS encoding SDR family NAD(P)-dependent oxidoreductase, whose translation MQTVVITGGTDGLGRGLALHYLNEGARVIAIGSTPEKGEALVAEAKKLSAEGQVHFLRADLTSVASTRRLVEEIENTYASVDKLILCAQRYRLFGKRSVTPEGYEHSFALAYLSRFVLSYGLLDALRCTKQPVIMNVGTPGIGLGKIQWDDLQLERGYNGNKATLQSFRANDLLGVAFAEENASGSVSYIGYNPGVVSTGMPNSLPLPLKIMTKATFAIAATPVRKAVLPMVELLDNPPRETFTAHWKKKPVKLQGNKAFDLADARRLKLVTEELVGTR comes from the coding sequence ATGCAGACCGTTGTCATTACAGGTGGAACTGACGGCCTAGGTCGTGGCCTGGCTTTGCATTACCTCAATGAGGGTGCAAGGGTGATCGCGATCGGGAGTACACCCGAAAAGGGTGAGGCTCTTGTCGCCGAGGCCAAGAAGCTGTCGGCGGAGGGGCAGGTGCATTTCCTGCGGGCCGATCTGACCTCGGTCGCCTCGACCCGCCGCCTGGTCGAGGAGATCGAGAACACGTACGCGTCGGTGGACAAGCTGATCCTCTGCGCGCAGCGCTACCGCCTCTTCGGGAAGCGTTCGGTGACCCCGGAGGGCTATGAGCACAGCTTCGCCCTCGCCTACCTCAGCCGCTTCGTCCTCAGTTACGGCCTGCTGGACGCGCTGCGCTGCACCAAGCAGCCAGTGATCATGAATGTGGGCACGCCCGGGATCGGCCTCGGCAAGATCCAATGGGACGACCTGCAGCTGGAGCGGGGTTACAACGGCAACAAGGCCACGCTGCAGTCCTTCCGGGCCAACGACCTGCTGGGCGTCGCCTTCGCCGAGGAGAACGCGAGCGGTTCGGTCTCCTACATCGGCTACAACCCCGGAGTGGTCTCCACGGGGATGCCGAACTCGCTGCCGCTGCCGCTGAAGATCATGACGAAGGCGACCTTCGCCATCGCGGCCACGCCGGTGCGCAAGGCGGTCCTCCCCATGGTGGAGCTGCTCGACAATCCGCCGCGCGAGACCTTCACGGCGCACTGGAAGAAGAAGCCCGTGAAGCTCCAGGGCAACAAGGCCTTCGACCTTGCCGATGCGCGCCGCCTCAAACTGGTGACGGAAGAACTGGTGGGGACGCGATAA